The following are encoded in a window of Glandiceps talaboti chromosome 5, keGlaTala1.1, whole genome shotgun sequence genomic DNA:
- the LOC144435873 gene encoding carbohydrate sulfotransferase 1-like: MIQCRDLAFVFRGRHRRSLFFVCLFIIGVVMIFRRDDLPRKSGHGRLHFSDGRANDAMQTFTDTSKNAFEGRDLQMKDQLPPSLGVTEIKPIRNRVPDGGDGKLHILILASQRSGSSFLGEIFKQNAEIFYAFEPVRPLTFAVLKHELKSNMFDSRATDIMYEFFTCRNATIRLVKRRKNRAEPIKIRYIDLSDICRTKRHVAIKEIRLYNIEQLQTFAEKPAFNFKIVHLIRDPRAVMNSRARAYFINHDFKRKAVPWDEVTDLCLDTKNNLNFVYSPPSWLRGKYMLVRYEDLASRPLQSAREIYDFVGLHLPENVVNWVNDHTQERQGGDLSTTRNSTERISAWKTEMTFEDAKDVQEKCSEAMQMLGYTPIPDEYVMKSVNVSLVEESTRFFEFPYIV; the protein is encoded by the exons ATGATACAGTGTCGAGACCTTGCTTTTGTATTTCGCGGTCGTCATCGGCGATCTCTCTTTTTCGTCTGCTTGTTTATTATAGGTGTTGTTATGATATTTAGAAGAGATGACTTGCCTAGAAAATCTG GTCATGGCAGACTCCATTTTTCAGATGGTCGTGCTAATGATGCAATGCAGACTTTCACAGACACCTCAAAAAATGCCTTCGAAGGAAGAGATTTGCAAATGAAGGACCAATTGCCGCCTTCTTTGGGAGTTACAGAAATAAAGCCAATTCGGAATCGAGTCCCTGATGGTGGTGATGGCAAACTTCATATTTTGATTCTTGCAAGCCAAAGATCCGGGTCCTCGTTCCTCGgtgaaatattcaaacaaaatgCTGAGATATTTTATGCTTTCGAACCAGTTCGCCCATTGACATTTGCAGTCCTTAAACATGAACTGAAAAGCAATATGTTCGACAGTAGGGCCACAGATATTATGTACGAGTTCTTTACATGTCGGAATGCTACGATCCGTCTCGTAAAACGACGGAAAAATAGAGCTGAACCAATAAAGATCAGGTATATAGATTTATCGGATATTTGTCGTACAAAACGCCACGTTGCGATCAAAGAAATACGTTTGTATAATATTGAACAATTGCAAACGTTTGCAGAAAAGCCTGcgttcaattttaaaattgttcACCTCATTCGCGACCCTCGAGCTGTAATGAATTCAAGGGCACGAGCGTACTTTATAAATCATGACTTCAAGAGAAAAGCAGTACCGTGGGACGAGGTTACAGATTTGTGTCTTGATACGAAGAATAATTTGAATTTCGTCTATTCACCTCCAAGTTGGTTGCGCGGGAAATATATGCTGGTTCGATATGAAGACCTCGCGTCACGTCCACTACAGTCTGCAAGAGAAATTTACGATTTTGTGGGATTACACTTACCGGAAAACGTTGTGAACTGGGTAAATGATCACACCCAGGAGAGACAAGGAGGCGATTTATCCACGACAAGGAACTCAACGGAGAGAATCAGTGCGTGGAAAACAGAGATGACCTTCGAGGACGCGAAAGACGTACAAGAAAAGTGTTCGGAAGCAATGCAAATGCTCGGCTACACCCCGATTCCGGACGAATATGTCATGAAATCTGTGAATGTTTCACTGGTCGAAGAATCTACCAGGTTCTTCGAATTTccatacattgtttga
- the LOC144435955 gene encoding uncharacterized protein LOC144435955 yields MKRMAACLLNVSEARNKEIVERIARAAVEVESSPVTDGQGEKINATVLNIFCDTDYNRSVVTIVAPLHHLGNSLYYSCRKAYELIDLSVHSGGHPRLGAVDLVPIHPLSDDVSLEECGQVARSLAERLTRDIPGTSFFLFGHADHPRCRGLVERRKELRWFKGHLSNEWKQPTHVDGVASSHKYGIAGIGAIPYMMNCNVTIETDNLQFGREIAKAIRGASPGGLPGVQTMAFTHEGHIEIACNIQSYLLGDCQENESRTNSLSDEIKSEMYKHDFELLHQCGRHTYIPGEVIELKVRDLAAAKGVATIGKALIGFTPSQALELATTAFRDGNSMYWRSRRSITM; encoded by the exons atgaAGAGAATGGCTGCATGTCTATTAAATGTATCTGAAGCAAGAAACAAGGAAATAGTTGAGAGAATTGCCAGGGCTGCTGTGGAGGTTGAGAGTTCTCCGGTGACAGATGGACAAG GGGAAAAGATAAATGCAACAGTTCTTAACATCTTTTGTGACACGGACTACAATCGCTCAGTAGTTACCATAGTAGCGCCACTCCATCACCTTGGCAACAGTCTGTATTATTCATGCCGAAAAGCCTATGAGTTGATTGATTTGTCTGTACATTCTGGAGGTCATCCTAGACTAGGAGCTGTTGATCTTGTTCCAATCCATCCACTTTCAGATGATGTCTCGTTGGAAGAGTGTGGCCAGGTAGCAAgaa GTCTTGCTGAGAGATTAACAAGAGATATACCAGGTACTTCCTTCTTTTTATTTGGTCATGCTGATCATCCTAGGTGTAGAGGACTGGTTGAAAGGAGAAAGGAACTTAGGTGGTTCAAAGGTCACCTTAGTAATGAGTGGAAACAACCAACTCATGTTGATGGAGTTGCTTCGTCACACAAATATGGCATAGCAG GTATTGGTGCAATTCCATACATGATGAACTGCaatgttaccatagaaacagaCAATTTACAGTTTGGACGAGAGATTGCTAAAGCAATCAGGGGTGCTAGTCCAGGTGGTTTACCAGGTGTTCAGACCATGGCATTCACACATGAAGGACACATAGAGATTGCATGCAATATCCAATCATATTTACTAGGTGACTGTCAGGAAAATGAATCCCGTACAAACTCCTTATCTGATGAAATCAAATCTGAAATGTACAAACATGATTTTGAACTTCTTCATCAATGTGGAAGGCATACATACATTCCAGGGGAAGTAATAGAATTAAAAGTCAGAGATCTTGCTGCAGCTAAAGGAGTCGCCACTATTGGCAAAGCACTGATAGGTTTTACCCCTAGCCAAGCTTTAGAACTGGCCACAACAGCATTCAGAGATGGGAACTCAATGTACTGGAGATCAAGACGAAGTATAACAATGTGA
- the LOC144435970 gene encoding HAUS augmin-like complex subunit 2, translating to MSQSFYAGPNPWMTEEKSLGVVGSVLTLAERTGHLRRRRDNEVAAIATDVKHHSPSLHLIQVLRGIESKRKQVYKTDLEVNKIIMDKATKDITHLDHLERRIGKLNELSEHLQSVIKHKATIITRLQQPTVGDGLKVEATYHQFVAGLFPKMARCLAELSKNLDNIEWTGDFDLSDGRLDKSLNEITTTLAHLETSCETVIKMREVVGDLHQRRIHASTQ from the exons ATGTCTCAAAGTTTCTATGCTGGACCTAATCCATGGATGACAGAAGAGAAGTCATTGGGGGTAGTTGGAAGTGTGTTAACACTTGCAGAACGAACAGGACACTTACGAAGG AGAAGGGATAATGAAGTTGCTGCCATAGCAACTGATGTGAAGCATCACTCTCCATCATTACATCTTATTCAAGTATTGAGAGGAATTGAAAGTAAAAGGAAACAGGTCTATAAG ACAGATCTTGAAGTCAATAAAATCATAATGGATAAAGCAACCAAGGACATCACACACTTGGATCACCTTG AGCGGAGGATTGGTAAATTAAATGAACTTAGTGAACATTTGCAGTCTGTCATCAAACACAAAGCTACCATTATCACTAGATTACAGCAACCTACTGTTGGTGATGGTTTGAAAGTGGAGGCTACCTATCACCAGTTTGTGGCAGGGCTTTTCCCAAAGATGGCCAGATGTCTTGCTGAACTCAGTAAAAATCTAGATAATATTGAATGGACAGGAGATTTTGATTTGTCTGATGGCAGATTG GACAAATCCCTGAATGAAATCACAACAACCCTTGCACACCTAGAGACAAGCTGCGAGACTGTCATCAAGATGAGAGAGGTTGTTGGAGACCTTCACCAAAGAAGAATACACGCTAGTACTCAGTGA